From the genome of Haloferax sp. Atlit-12N:
CGAGGTCCTGCGGGGTGCCAAGCGGGGTCAGTAAAGACGACCGATGAAGAAAGATTTATCTATGTTTATCGTCCGCACATATCATGAGGATAGTTATCAATGGGTATTGCCGAAACCTACTCCCGTGGCAGGCAGTTCGCCATCGAGCGTCCGTTCGCGCTCGTCTTGGCGGTCATCGTAGTCGTACTTCTCGGTGACTTGCTTCGCGGGTTAGCAACAGGGCAGACGCAGTTTGCCGACATTGGCACGCTGGTCTGGGATGGTCTGATGCGGGGGCTCGTAATCGGCCTCGCGGGCATCGGGTTGTCGATGACGTACAGCATTCTAAACTTCGCTAATTTCTCGCACGGCGACTACATCACAGCGGGGGCCTTCTCGGGGTGGGCGACGACGTACCTCATCGCCGGACTCGGACGCGCCGACATCGGCGCGCTCCTGCTCGTCGGGGCCGGGGGGTCGGTCTACGGCGGGACGCTCGGCATCGGGATGCTCTCGACGCCGCTCGCGGTCGTCGCCGGCATCGTCGTCTCCGGCGCGTTCGCTATCGCGCTGTCGCTCGCGGTCGACCGCACCATCTTCAAACCGATTCGGAACGAGGACGGCATCACCCTCCTCATCACGAGTATCGGCGTCGCGTTCGCGCTGCGTTACCTGATGCAGTTCGTCTTCGGCTCTGACGTGCGCGGGACGACCGCTCAGCCGCCGTCGGTGTCGCTGTACTTCATCGACGGTACGGTCTTCATCAACGCCCACGACATCACGCTTCTCG
Proteins encoded in this window:
- a CDS encoding branched-chain amino acid ABC transporter permease, whose product is MRGLVIGLAGIGLSMTYSILNFANFSHGDYITAGAFSGWATTYLIAGLGRADIGALLLVGAGGSVYGGTLGIGMLSTPLAVVAGIVVSGAFAIALSLAVDRTIFKPIRNEDGITLLITSIGVAFALRYLMQFVFGSDVRGTTAQPPSVSLYFIDGTVFINAHDITLLVVASALMLGVHVLLQRTKLGKAMRAMADNKDLALITGISTERVVRATWIIGGGLTGVAGYMFILWKGTLGFNDGWLLLLLIFAAVILGGIGSIYGAIAGGLVIGLTASMSVLWIPSAFSRAAAFVVMIVILLVKPSGLFSGRATA